In Pongo abelii isolate AG06213 chromosome X, NHGRI_mPonAbe1-v2.0_pri, whole genome shotgun sequence, one DNA window encodes the following:
- the LOC100453072 gene encoding LOW QUALITY PROTEIN: keratin, type I cytoskeletal 18-like (The sequence of the model RefSeq protein was modified relative to this genomic sequence to represent the inferred CDS: substituted 1 base at 1 genomic stop codon), which yields MGHHRWQSLSLILSFSSPDSLSFTTRSTFSTNYRSLGSVQVPSYGARPVSSAASVYAGAGGSGSRISVSRSTSFRGGMGPGGLAVGMAGGLAGMAGIQNKKTMQSLNDRLASYLDRVRSLETENRRLESKIQEHLEKKGPQVKDWSHYFKTIEDLRAQIFANTVDNARIILHIDNARLAADDFGIKYEKELAMCQSVENDIHGLHKVIDDTNVTXLQLETEIEALKEELLFMKKNHEEEVKGLQAQIASFRLTVEVDAPKSQDLAKIMADIQAQYDELAGKNREELDKYWSQQIEENPTVVTTQSAEVGAAEMMLTELRRTVQSLEIHLDSMRNLKASLENNLREVEARYALQMEQLNGILLHLESELAQTQAERQLQAQEYEALLNIKVKLEAEIATYRRLLEDGEDFILGDALGRSNSMQTIQKTTPRRIVDGKVVSETNDTKVLRH from the coding sequence atggGCCACCATCGTTGGCAAAGCCTGAGTCTTATCTTATCTTTCTCCTCCCCGGACAGCTTGAGCTTCACTACTCGCTCCACCTTCTCCACAAACTACCGGTCACTGGGCTCTGTCCAGGTGCCCAGCTACGGCGCCCGGCCGGTCAGCAGTGCAGCCAGCGTCTATGCAGGCGCCGGGGGCTCTGGTTCCCGGATCTCCGTGTCCCGTTCGACCAGCTTCCGGGGCGGCATGGGGCCTGGGGGCCTGGCCGTGGGGATGGCTGGGGGTCTGGCAGGAATGGCAGGCATCCAGAACAAGAAGACCATGCAAAGCCTGAACGACCGCCTGGCCTCTTACCTGGACAGAGTGAGGAGCCTGGAGACCGAGAACCGGAGGCTGGAGAGCAAAATCCAGGAGCACTTGGAGAAGAAGGGACCCCAGGTCAAAGACTGGAGCCATTACTTCAAGACCATCGAGGACCTGAGGGCTCAGATCTTCGCAAATACTGTGGACAATGCCCGCATCATTCTGCATATTGACAATGCCCGTCTTGCTGCTGATGACTTTGGAATCAAGTATGAGAAAGAGCTGGCTATGTGCCAGTCTGTGGAGAACGACATCCATGGGCTCCACAAGGTCATTGATGACACCAATGTCACTTGACTGCAGCTGGAGACAGAGATTGAGGCTCTCAAGGAGGAGCTGCTCTTCATGAAGAAGAACCACGAAGAGGAAGTAAAAGGCCTACAAGCCCAGATTGCCAGCTTTAGGTTGACTGTGGAAGTAGATGCCCCCAAATCTCAGGACCTCGCCAAGATCATGGCAGACATCCAGGCCCAATATGACGAGCTGGCTGGGAAGAACCGAGAGGAGCTAGACAAATACTGGTCTCAGCAGATTGAGGAGAACCCCACAGTGGTCACCACACAGTCTGCCGAGGTTGGAGCTGCTGAGATGATGCTCACAGAGCTGAGACGTACAGTCCAGTCCTTGGAGATCCACCTGGACTCCATGAGAAATCTGAAGGCCAGCTTGGAGAACAACCTGAGGGAGGTGGAGGCCCGCTACGCCCTACAGATGGAGCAGCTCAACGGGATCCTGCTGCACCTGGAGTCAGAGCTGGCACAGACCCAGGCAGAGAGACAGCTCCAGGCCCAGGAGTATGAGGCCCTGCTGAACATCAAGGTCAAGCTGGAGGCTGAGATCGCCACCTACCGCCGCCTGCTGGAAGATGGCGAGGACTTCATTCTTGGTGATGCCTTGGGCCGCAGCAACTCCATGCAAACCATCCAAAAGACCACCCCCCGCCGGATAGTGGATGGCAAAGTGGTGTCTGAGACCAACGACACCAAAGTTCTGAGGCATTAA